From Spartobacteria bacterium:
GGACATCGTGGCAGCAGTGGACGATTTGCCGCCGATATTCCCGGACATCCCCATGCAGCCGGTACTGCCCAACTGCGGGCTTTGGTAATGACGAACATATTCAGCCGATCAGCCCTGGAGTCACAAGCTCCGGGGCTTTTCGCATTTGGAGGCACTGATGATCGACACACGGGCCGTGATGCGCTCGCTGCCCTTGGTGGCAAGCATCCTTGGTAGAAAATACGGAGTGAAAGTCGAGATAGGAGGTACTGACGCCTATACGGACGGCACGGTCATCCGGCTGCCGTCCTTGCCGTGCGATGTCCCGGATACCCTTCTGGCCATGGCTCGCGGATACCTGGACCACGAGGCCGGGCATGTTCGGGATACGGACTTCCAGGCCCTGAAAGCCGCGTCGCTCACGCCGATCGAAAAGCATGTGTGGAATTCGCTAGAGGATTGGAGGGTCGAACACAAACTCGCGACCATATTCCCAGGGTGCCGCCAGAACTTCGATTGGCTGATTGCGCATGTCTTCGGATCGGAGACGTATGACGAGCCTGCTCAGCCTGCGGCCATCATTCTCAACTGGCTCTTGCTCGAAGTCCGGTCTTGGGATGTCCATGCTCTTCGCAATCGAAAGAACGCTTTAGCTGGTCAGGTTGATGCGGCTTTTCCATGTGTGAGGCCGAAGATCGAGCGCGTGCTGAGAACGGTCCGCACCAGGTGCCGTTCGACACAGGACGCCATAAACTTCGCCCGAGAAATAGTGCGCGTCCTGGATCAGTACGCGAGTTCAACCATGCAACCGGAGCCGCCTGACGAAGACGAACCCCTGGATGCCGGGTCCGAGCCGGATGAACAAAGCACCAACGGGCGTTCCGAACAAAATGACACCGACCCCCAAGAGGAAAACAGCACCCAGCCCAAATGGGGAGGGGAGTCACAGCAGGACGAAGCCCCGGATGATGGAGACGGCCAAGATGGTCGGGGCGGCTCAGATGATACCGATGTCTCGTCATCACCTACGGCCAACGAGAATCAGGACCAGGTCAGAGAGTTTGTCCGCGATCTGCTCGGGGCAGGGGAGGACGCCCTCCCGCAAAGCCTCGGCGATGTCCTGGCGGACGCCCTGCAAGCCACGTCTCGGCAGTTCCAGGAAGGCGCCGTCACCGTGGCCATTCCCACGCCAAAAAACGCAGCCCCCCTGACCGAGGCTGATGTCCTGGAGGCAAGGCAGGCGTCCATGGCGCTGCGGATAAGACTGCAGGGGCTCCTGCAGACAAAGATCCTGGCACGAGCTTCAAGCGGCAGAAGGGGGCGTCTGGATACCGGGCAACTTCATCGTCTGGCTGTTTCGGATCCCAGGCTTTTTCGGACCAAGGCCGAGCGAACCGGGATCGATACCGCCGTGCACATCCTGCTCGACTGCTCCGGTTCCATGGTGCGCAGAATCCGCTTGGCCTGTTGCTCCTGCTACGCCGTCTCCTCCGCCTTGGAGGCTTCAAAGATCAACGTCGCCGTGACCGCGTTTCCCAGTTCGCAGTTGCCTAACGGTTCCTATTCGACCGTCTCCCCCATCATCACGCACGGCCAGAAGGTGCATGCCAATCTGGACCTCGCACCCGTAGGCGGTACT
This genomic window contains:
- a CDS encoding VWA domain-containing protein, with protein sequence MIDTRAVMRSLPLVASILGRKYGVKVEIGGTDAYTDGTVIRLPSLPCDVPDTLLAMARGYLDHEAGHVRDTDFQALKAASLTPIEKHVWNSLEDWRVEHKLATIFPGCRQNFDWLIAHVFGSETYDEPAQPAAIILNWLLLEVRSWDVHALRNRKNALAGQVDAAFPCVRPKIERVLRTVRTRCRSTQDAINFAREIVRVLDQYASSTMQPEPPDEDEPLDAGSEPDEQSTNGRSEQNDTDPQEENSTQPKWGGESQQDEAPDDGDGQDGRGGSDDTDVSSSPTANENQDQVREFVRDLLGAGEDALPQSLGDVLADALQATSRQFQEGAVTVAIPTPKNAAPLTEADVLEARQASMALRIRLQGLLQTKILARASSGRRGRLDTGQLHRLAVSDPRLFRTKAERTGIDTAVHILLDCSGSMVRRIRLACCSCYAVSSALEASKINVAVTAFPSSQLPNGSYSTVSPIITHGQKVHANLDLAPVGGTPMGEALWWVMQDMLPLSERRKLILVVTDGEPDSLECATQAIEQGEKAGFEIYGIGITSPGINVLLPGRSAVVNSMAELAPAMFTLLEAAILGR